The Saccharopolyspora gloriosae genome has a segment encoding these proteins:
- a CDS encoding acyl-CoA dehydrogenase family protein, producing the protein MPLSAIREQQQTAFREFAREEVEPHAEAWDRDETIPLRSIDAFAGKGWFGTLIPAEHGGLGQDAVAFGLLNEEIGGACSSLRSVLTVHSMVSYAVCRWGSDTLRRQWLPRLATGEVIGAFCLSEETSGNDAGALATTAVHDGETFRLTGTKKWITYGQRSDVYLVFAACDGKPAAFLVERNLPGVEVVPVRGMSGTRASMVAELHLHDVAVPASSLVGRVGFGIAAVATSALDIGRYSVAWGCVGILAAALRTSLQHAHDRTSFGVRIGEHQLVQRMVADMATAHSAARLLCVEAGELKDAGDPRTVHATWTAKYFASCQAFRAAADAVQILGARGCLEGHTANRLLRDSKVMEIIEGSTQLQQIYLAQAASTS; encoded by the coding sequence ATGCCGCTCAGCGCTATCCGCGAGCAGCAGCAGACGGCCTTTCGCGAATTCGCTCGTGAAGAGGTCGAACCGCATGCCGAGGCCTGGGATCGCGACGAGACCATTCCGCTCCGGTCGATCGATGCGTTCGCCGGGAAGGGGTGGTTCGGGACGCTCATCCCGGCCGAACACGGCGGGCTGGGCCAGGACGCGGTGGCATTCGGCCTGCTCAACGAGGAGATCGGCGGTGCCTGTTCGTCGTTGCGCAGCGTCCTGACGGTGCACAGCATGGTCTCGTACGCGGTGTGCCGGTGGGGGAGCGACACGTTGCGACGGCAGTGGCTGCCGCGGCTGGCCACCGGCGAGGTGATCGGTGCGTTCTGCCTGAGTGAGGAGACCTCCGGCAACGATGCGGGTGCACTCGCCACCACCGCGGTCCACGACGGCGAGACCTTCCGGCTGACGGGGACCAAGAAGTGGATCACCTACGGGCAGCGGTCGGACGTGTACTTGGTATTCGCCGCGTGCGACGGAAAACCGGCGGCGTTCTTGGTCGAGCGAAACCTGCCCGGAGTGGAGGTGGTGCCGGTGCGTGGCATGAGCGGCACCAGAGCCTCCATGGTCGCGGAGCTGCACCTGCACGATGTGGCGGTGCCTGCGAGTTCGCTGGTCGGGCGGGTGGGATTCGGGATCGCCGCAGTGGCCACGAGCGCGTTGGACATCGGCCGGTACAGCGTCGCCTGGGGGTGCGTCGGCATCCTCGCCGCCGCGCTGCGCACTTCCTTGCAACACGCCCACGACCGCACCAGTTTCGGCGTGCGCATCGGCGAGCACCAACTGGTGCAGCGCATGGTCGCCGACATGGCCACCGCGCACTCCGCCGCGCGCCTGTTGTGCGTCGAAGCGGGTGAACTCAAGGACGCCGGAGATCCGCGCACCGTCCACGCCACCTGGACCGCCAAGTATTTCGCCTCCTGTCAGGCCTTCCGCGCCGCTGCGGACGCCGTTCAGATTCTCGGTGCCCGAGGTTGCCTCGAGGGGCACACCGCGAATCGGCTGCTCCGTGATTCGAAGGTCATGGAGATCATCGAAGGCAGTACCCAGCTTCAGCAGATCTACCTCGCCCAGGCCGCGAGCACGTCCTGA